GAAGGCCAAAGATCTGCAGACCGTTTACAATTAGAACCTCAAGTTTTATTTTCTAATAATCTTATGGAAATATCTATCCCTGAATTACTGAATCAAGCCAGTATCACAGGGCGGCAATTCGCCCATATTCTTATTCGCTCATACCAAGAGCACAACCGTAACCAGTTTCCAGACTTGGAACGGGCTGCAGATTCAGTCAGTCAAAAACGATTTCCACTCCGTTCCCGTCAAATACTGGAGATTTATAAACAACAGGGATTAAAAGTAAAATGGTTTAAGAAAGAATCATTTCAAACCATTAGTGATGAAGAGCGGGAAGTAAAAACATTTTTCAGATCCTTTTATGACTCACCAAATACAGTTTTCCTCAACGAAGATTTAAAGCATAATGAGGCTCGGTTAAAATATGACTTGGCTTATCATTTGGGCCATAAGGTACTCCATGGTGGAGATGGTCTTATTTCTTCTCAATCCACCGGTGGTGAATTGGGTGGATCTCCTCCGCCTTCAAAAGATCGACTCACTACAATGAATCAGCAGGATATCCTTACAGCTTGGCGGGATTTCGAATGTAGTTTCTTTGCTGGCGCTTTTTTATGTCCCCGTCAACCATTTCGTCAATACCTCAGCCGTAAGGCTTATGATATATTTTCAGGGAAACAGATTGAACTGACACCTGCTGTGGTTATGCGGAGAATGACTGTTGTTTCTCCCTACCGTCATTGGCATTATTTTGATATTTATCCGCCCAATAAACTACGAGCAGTGTACCGCGGGAATGGGATTCCCTTACCTTCAGGGACTATGACAGATTCACCTGATTTTTGCCGGCAATGGGCACTGTTTCAAATGGCAGATGATTTGGAATCCAAAAAAACACTCACCCAGATTTCTCTAATGCGGGAAGAAGATCGTGATCCAAGGCTTTACGCCTGTATTGCCACCCAAACCAAGGATGGGGCAGGAAATCCCCATATCATTTCTGTGGGCATTGACTTATTTCCCCTATTAGAAACATACGGTACACGACCAAATGATATTATTGAAGCAATGGAGGTTGCCCCTAGAAATAAAAAGAATGAAATACTCATGCCCCAGAAAATAAAAGAAGTCATCAGTTCCGCCGCCAGGATTATTAATATCAGTTGGGTGGAAAAGGGATTGAATTTTCCTGTGAGTATTATTTGTCCACGGCAATCCCAATGCCCCCGCCGAACTAAATGTACTGCTATGCCATCAACACCCAGGCGAATATCTTGGGTGGAGGAAATAAAAGATATAATTTTGAAAGAATCAGACTAATACTTTTTTTGAAACGGGGATTTATATTCCTTCAACTACCCGATGATTGTAATTGGGACCTAAAAAAGTTAATTAGGCTTGGTGATAATCATCCCTAGCCATTCTGCAATCATAGCGGGCTTTTCTATTCCCTCTACTTCTATCGTGCAATTAAAGGTAGCCACATAACGATTTTCACCGCGCTTTTTACAATGCATTAAAATGACGTGATTTCGGATTCGTGACCCAATTGGAACAGGTCCCATCCAACGA
The nucleotide sequence above comes from Candidatus Neomarinimicrobiota bacterium. Encoded proteins:
- a CDS encoding DUF3612 domain-containing protein, translated to MKPKSPTATNAHFLGSKLRILRKQSGMTLEDLAARSVQIDAINAPSVSYISLIERGQRAPAPKVLEILASIFQRESTWLLDDAQQPSTLLQDEGQRSADRLQLEPQVLFSNNLMEISIPELLNQASITGRQFAHILIRSYQEHNRNQFPDLERAADSVSQKRFPLRSRQILEIYKQQGLKVKWFKKESFQTISDEEREVKTFFRSFYDSPNTVFLNEDLKHNEARLKYDLAYHLGHKVLHGGDGLISSQSTGGELGGSPPPSKDRLTTMNQQDILTAWRDFECSFFAGAFLCPRQPFRQYLSRKAYDIFSGKQIELTPAVVMRRMTVVSPYRHWHYFDIYPPNKLRAVYRGNGIPLPSGTMTDSPDFCRQWALFQMADDLESKKTLTQISLMREEDRDPRLYACIATQTKDGAGNPHIISVGIDLFPLLETYGTRPNDIIEAMEVAPRNKKNEILMPQKIKEVISSAARIINISWVEKGLNFPVSIICPRQSQCPRRTKCTAMPSTPRRISWVEEIKDIILKESD